Proteins from a genomic interval of Nocardioides jishulii:
- a CDS encoding DUF4350 domain-containing protein: MKRRGTRAGWVIGAVVAASLLAAVLLRPDDARTSAPLDPHNPAPSGAQAVARVLADEGVEVVVARGRSSLEDVTVDARTTVLVTSTEELGASTVEHLRSHAGAGDLVLASPPPGVVDLFGEGLDALTQSHGPTDASCDDAVLGRHRLQVDEALVFPGPGCFPVDDGVLLAQVGERVRFLGAAQLLTNEQVTTSGNAAVALSLLGSTGRLVWYVPDSADLSPSELGGLDAALPPWIGPGLWILVLTGVALVLWRVRRLGPLAVEPLPIPVRAIESVVGRGRLQQRSGDRTHAAGVLRTAARRRIGEHLQVPADRVEDLCLVVSQRSGRPLPEVRALLTPDSPAPTSDTALVRLAQELTALTEEVRTR, translated from the coding sequence ATGAAGCGCCGCGGCACCCGCGCGGGATGGGTGATCGGTGCGGTCGTGGCGGCGAGCCTCCTCGCCGCCGTGCTCCTGCGTCCCGACGACGCCCGCACCTCTGCACCGTTGGACCCCCACAACCCCGCCCCGTCCGGAGCCCAGGCCGTGGCGCGCGTCCTGGCCGACGAGGGCGTCGAGGTGGTCGTCGCGCGCGGCCGCAGCTCCCTCGAGGACGTCACCGTGGACGCCCGAACCACCGTCCTGGTCACCTCGACCGAGGAGCTCGGCGCCAGCACGGTGGAGCACCTGCGCTCCCACGCCGGCGCAGGCGACCTGGTGCTGGCGTCGCCGCCTCCCGGGGTCGTCGACCTCTTCGGCGAAGGTCTCGACGCGCTCACCCAGTCGCACGGCCCCACCGACGCCTCGTGCGACGACGCGGTGCTGGGCCGGCACCGGCTGCAGGTCGATGAGGCACTCGTCTTCCCGGGTCCCGGCTGCTTCCCCGTGGACGACGGGGTGCTGCTGGCCCAGGTGGGCGAGCGCGTGCGCTTCCTCGGGGCCGCACAGCTGTTGACGAACGAGCAGGTCACGACCTCCGGCAACGCCGCCGTGGCCCTCTCGCTGCTGGGGTCGACCGGACGCCTGGTCTGGTACGTCCCCGACTCCGCCGACCTGTCGCCCTCCGAGCTCGGCGGGCTGGACGCTGCCCTGCCGCCCTGGATCGGGCCGGGCCTGTGGATCCTGGTGCTGACCGGCGTCGCCCTGGTGCTGTGGCGCGTGCGCCGCCTCGGCCCGCTGGCCGTCGAGCCGTTGCCGATCCCGGTGCGAGCCATCGAGTCCGTCGTCGGGCGAGGCCGCCTCCAGCAGCGCTCCGGCGACCGTACGCACGCCGCCGGCGTGCTGCGCACCGCCGCCCGACGGCGGATCGGCGAGCACCTCCAGGTGCCTGCGGACCGGGTGGAGGACCTCTGCCTGGTCGTCAGCCAGCGCAGCGGCCGCCCCCTCCCCGAGGTCCGGGCGCTGCTCACCCCCGACTCCCCCGCCCCCACGTCCGACACCGCCCTGGTCCGCCTGGCCCAGGAGCTCACCGCACTCACCGAAGAGGTACGCACACGATGA
- a CDS encoding AAA family ATPase: protein MNDAEQHQARERLTQVRAEVAKVVVGQDAAVSGLLVALLCGGHVLMEGVPGVAKTLLVRTLAQALSVDTRRVQFTPDLMPGDITGSMVVNQSNDGARTELTFREGPVFTHLLLADEINRTPPKTQSALLEAMEEGQVSVDGVTRPLPRPFLVAATQNPIEYEGTYPLPEAQLDRFLLKVVLPVPERDDELEILTRHAAGFDPRDLPSAGVRPVAGPADVLAGAAATAAVLVSPEVVAYVVDIARATRRSPSLQAGVSPRGATALMRAARAWAWLNGRDFVTPDDVKALAQATLAHRLTLRAEAELEGVDTATVLASALGSVPVPR, encoded by the coding sequence ATGAACGACGCCGAGCAGCACCAGGCCCGGGAACGCCTGACCCAGGTCCGCGCCGAGGTGGCGAAGGTGGTGGTCGGGCAGGACGCCGCCGTCTCCGGCCTGCTGGTGGCGCTGCTGTGCGGCGGCCACGTCCTGATGGAAGGGGTGCCGGGCGTCGCGAAGACGCTGCTGGTGCGCACGCTGGCCCAGGCCCTGTCGGTCGACACCCGACGGGTGCAATTCACGCCCGACCTGATGCCGGGCGACATCACCGGCTCGATGGTCGTCAACCAGTCGAACGACGGCGCCCGCACCGAGCTCACCTTCCGCGAGGGCCCGGTCTTCACGCACCTGCTGCTGGCCGACGAGATCAACCGCACGCCCCCGAAGACCCAGTCGGCCCTGCTCGAGGCGATGGAGGAGGGCCAGGTCTCCGTCGACGGCGTGACCCGGCCGCTCCCCCGCCCCTTCCTGGTGGCGGCGACCCAGAACCCGATCGAGTACGAGGGCACCTACCCGCTGCCCGAGGCCCAGCTCGACCGCTTCCTGCTCAAGGTGGTGCTGCCGGTGCCGGAGCGCGACGACGAGCTGGAGATCCTCACCCGCCACGCCGCGGGCTTCGACCCGCGTGACCTGCCCTCCGCGGGCGTACGACCGGTGGCCGGCCCCGCCGACGTGCTGGCGGGCGCAGCGGCCACCGCCGCCGTGTTGGTCTCCCCCGAGGTGGTCGCCTACGTCGTCGACATCGCGCGGGCCACGCGCCGCTCCCCCTCGCTGCAGGCGGGCGTCTCACCGCGTGGAGCCACCGCCCTGATGCGGGCCGCCCGGGCGTGGGCCTGGCTCAACGGGCGCGACTTCGTGACGCCGGACGACGTCAAGGCGCTGGCCCAGGCGACGCTGGCCCACCGCCTCACGTTGCGCGCCGAGGCCGAGCTCGAGGGTGTCGACACCGCCACCGTGCTGGCGAGCGCGCTGGGGTCGGTGCCGGTGCCCCGATGA
- a CDS encoding DUF58 domain-containing protein — MTLTGRVPLLLLLGLVPVVLRPDALTVWLWLALVAVLVAVDVALAPSPDALEVVRRPVEPARHGAPTSTTLVVTHRGHRKARGLLRDAWQPTAGDAENRHRLRLAPQERVLLTTDLLPTRRGTLRALGVTVRLLGPLGLAARQRTYAVPGELRSLPRFDSRKHLPSRLARLRDLDGRSAVRVRGAGTEFDSLRDYVRGDDVRSIDWRASSRARNVVVRTWQPERDRRVVLVLDTSRTSAARIDDVPRLDAAMEAAQLLAALASRAGDRVDMVAGDRVVRRRLRTSGPGAVGEVARALTDVHPEIVEADWRSLASAVTQLGRHRALLVLLTPLEPSAVELGLLPVLGPLTRHHRVVVASVRDPELVRTARQADDAESVWAAVAAEQVLARRTHTERMLRALGVDVLDVDAEHLAPALADHYLSLKARGLL; from the coding sequence ATGACCCTGACCGGACGCGTCCCCCTGCTGCTCCTGCTCGGTCTGGTGCCGGTGGTGCTGCGCCCCGACGCGCTCACCGTGTGGCTGTGGCTGGCGCTGGTGGCAGTGCTGGTGGCGGTCGACGTCGCCCTGGCTCCGTCGCCGGACGCTCTCGAGGTGGTGCGGCGACCGGTGGAGCCGGCCAGGCACGGCGCACCGACGTCGACCACCCTCGTGGTCACCCACCGCGGCCACCGCAAGGCCCGGGGACTGCTGCGCGACGCCTGGCAACCGACTGCCGGAGACGCCGAGAACCGCCATCGCCTGCGGCTGGCCCCGCAGGAGCGGGTCCTGCTGACGACGGACCTGCTGCCCACCCGACGCGGGACCCTGCGCGCACTGGGCGTCACCGTCCGACTCCTGGGGCCGCTGGGCCTCGCGGCACGGCAACGGACGTACGCGGTGCCCGGAGAGCTCAGGTCGTTGCCCCGCTTCGACTCACGCAAGCACCTGCCCTCCCGTCTGGCACGCCTGCGCGACCTCGACGGCCGCTCCGCGGTGCGCGTGCGCGGCGCCGGCACCGAGTTCGACTCGCTGCGCGACTACGTACGCGGCGACGACGTGCGCTCCATCGACTGGCGCGCCTCCTCACGCGCGCGCAACGTGGTGGTCCGTACGTGGCAGCCCGAGCGGGACCGACGGGTCGTGCTGGTGCTCGACACCTCGCGCACCTCGGCGGCCCGGATCGACGACGTGCCGCGCCTGGACGCGGCGATGGAGGCGGCCCAGCTGCTCGCCGCACTCGCCTCCCGCGCGGGAGACCGGGTCGACATGGTGGCCGGTGACCGCGTCGTACGCCGTCGCCTGCGCACCTCGGGGCCGGGGGCGGTGGGCGAGGTCGCCCGCGCGCTGACCGACGTGCATCCCGAGATCGTGGAGGCGGACTGGCGTTCCCTCGCCTCGGCGGTCACCCAGCTCGGACGCCACCGGGCGCTGCTCGTGCTGCTGACGCCGCTCGAACCCTCTGCCGTCGAGCTCGGGCTGCTGCCGGTGCTGGGCCCGCTCACCCGGCACCACCGGGTCGTCGTGGCGTCGGTGCGCGACCCCGAGCTGGTGCGCACCGCACGTCAGGCTGACGACGCCGAGTCGGTCTGGGCAGCCGTCGCGGCCGAGCAGGTGCTGGCGCGGCGTACCCACACCGAGCGGATGCTGCGCGCCCTCGGGGTCGACGTGCTCGACGTCGACGCCGAGCACCTGGCCCCGGCGCTGGCCGACCACTACCTCTCGTTGAAGGCCCGCGGGCTCCTCTGA
- a CDS encoding stage II sporulation protein M produces the protein MDLDAYVVAHRAEWARLNTLTRRRRLTGAEADELADLYQQVGTHLSAVRAQSPDPALVQHLSVLLTNARSRALASRTSTVAGVAYFFTHRFPAALYRLRYWWLGALVGNVVVAGLMMWWLYHHPSVEQSMMSQEQIDALVAHDFENYYTEPASSHFAAQVWVNNAWVSALCIALGILGVPVFWLLFQNIANLAVIGAIMHRYDHGAHFWGLLLPHGLLELTAVFVAAGTGLRLFWSWIEPKDLTRARSIAREGRTAATIALGLVVVLLVSGVIEGFVTPSGLPTWGRLAIGVLAEVVFFGYVFVVGRRAAAQGEDGDVDARHLEDRVASRA, from the coding sequence GTGGATCTGGACGCATACGTGGTGGCCCATCGGGCGGAGTGGGCACGGCTCAACACCCTGACCCGCAGGCGTCGCCTCACCGGGGCCGAGGCCGACGAGCTGGCAGACCTCTACCAGCAGGTCGGCACCCACCTCTCCGCGGTCCGGGCGCAGAGCCCCGACCCGGCGCTGGTCCAGCACCTGTCGGTGCTCCTCACCAACGCGCGCAGCCGCGCCCTGGCCTCACGCACCTCGACCGTGGCCGGAGTCGCGTACTTCTTCACCCACCGCTTCCCGGCCGCCCTCTACCGGTTGCGGTACTGGTGGCTCGGGGCCCTCGTCGGCAACGTCGTGGTCGCCGGCCTGATGATGTGGTGGCTCTACCACCACCCGTCGGTGGAGCAGTCGATGATGAGCCAGGAGCAGATCGACGCCCTGGTCGCCCACGACTTCGAGAACTACTACACCGAGCCGGCCTCCTCGCACTTCGCCGCCCAGGTGTGGGTCAACAACGCCTGGGTCTCGGCCCTCTGCATCGCCCTGGGCATCCTCGGGGTGCCGGTCTTCTGGCTGCTCTTCCAGAACATCGCGAACCTGGCGGTGATCGGCGCGATCATGCACCGCTACGACCACGGCGCCCACTTCTGGGGGCTCCTGCTCCCGCACGGCCTCCTGGAGCTGACCGCGGTCTTCGTCGCCGCCGGCACGGGCCTGCGGCTCTTCTGGTCCTGGATCGAGCCGAAGGACCTGACCCGTGCCCGCTCGATCGCCCGGGAGGGGCGTACGGCCGCGACCATCGCCCTGGGGCTCGTCGTGGTGCTCCTGGTCAGCGGTGTCATCGAGGGCTTCGTGACCCCCTCGGGCCTGCCGACCTGGGGACGACTCGCCATCGGCGTGCTCGCAGAGGTCGTCTTCTTCGGCTACGTCTTCGTCGTCGGCAGGCGCGCGGCCGCCCAGGGGGAGGACGGCGACGTCGACGCCCGCCACCTCGAGGACCGGGTGGCCAGCCGCGCCTGA
- a CDS encoding RDD family protein, with the protein MSANLEHAALTVDDTVTGEAVAIDLPAAGIGVRLTSGIIDVVFTSLVLAACAFLFLLASSPLSAALVQLAVVAVSVVALLVVPTTVETLSRGRSPGKWVMGLRVVREDAGPITAQHAFVRALVGVVEIYALGGAPALLSALCNTRGKRLGDFAAGTYVVRERSRLTLPVPPPMPPDLAAWAQSADVAALPADLALGVRQFLARARTLSPQARATTGTALVEQVMTRVAPPPPPGTHPEAFLSAVMAERRERDLARLHREQATRERLNAAAR; encoded by the coding sequence ATGTCAGCCAATCTCGAGCACGCCGCCCTCACCGTCGACGACACCGTGACTGGTGAGGCGGTCGCCATCGACCTGCCCGCGGCCGGCATCGGGGTCCGACTCACCTCGGGGATCATCGACGTGGTGTTCACGTCCTTGGTCCTCGCGGCCTGCGCCTTCCTCTTCCTGCTGGCCTCCTCCCCCCTGAGCGCGGCCTTGGTGCAGCTGGCGGTCGTGGCGGTCTCGGTGGTCGCACTGCTCGTGGTGCCCACGACGGTCGAGACACTCTCGCGCGGGCGCTCACCGGGGAAGTGGGTGATGGGCCTGCGCGTCGTACGGGAGGACGCCGGTCCGATCACCGCGCAGCACGCCTTCGTGCGCGCCCTGGTCGGGGTGGTCGAGATCTACGCCCTCGGGGGCGCCCCTGCCCTGCTGTCGGCCCTGTGCAACACCCGCGGCAAGCGCCTCGGGGACTTCGCGGCCGGGACCTACGTGGTGCGCGAGCGCTCCCGGCTCACCCTGCCCGTGCCACCCCCGATGCCGCCCGACCTCGCCGCGTGGGCACAGTCCGCCGACGTCGCCGCGCTGCCTGCCGACCTGGCCCTGGGCGTACGTCAGTTCCTCGCTCGCGCCAGGACGCTCTCGCCCCAGGCACGAGCCACGACCGGCACCGCCCTGGTGGAGCAGGTGATGACGCGCGTGGCCCCGCCTCCTCCGCCGGGCACGCATCCCGAGGCGTTCCTGAGCGCCGTGATGGCGGAGCGCCGCGAACGCGACCTGGCCCGCCTGCACCGCGAGCAGGCCACGCGCGAACGTCTCAACGCCGCCGCACGCTGA
- the trmB gene encoding tRNA (guanosine(46)-N7)-methyltransferase TrmB, which produces MSDSVRPARPHFKMTDDGRRMREVLSYTRRGARVTPKQAESWEAHADAWVIPDEAVDAPDFDLTSWFGREAPLVVEIGPGVGEATAALAAARPEVNVLALEVWVPGVADGLWRVAEAGADHVRFCSVDAAWLVEHLLAPGSVHEFWTFFPDPWHKKKHNKRRLVTPSFAHVVAERLEVGGLWRLATDWAPYAEQMIEVLDAEPLLTGGVVPRWDARPVTKFERKGLAKDREITDLTYRRV; this is translated from the coding sequence GTGTCTGACTCCGTACGCCCCGCACGCCCCCACTTCAAGATGACCGACGACGGTCGCAGGATGCGTGAGGTGCTGAGCTACACCCGCCGCGGTGCCCGGGTCACGCCGAAGCAGGCCGAGTCGTGGGAGGCCCACGCCGACGCATGGGTCATTCCCGACGAGGCGGTCGACGCCCCGGACTTCGACCTCACCTCCTGGTTCGGCCGTGAGGCGCCGCTGGTGGTCGAGATCGGCCCCGGCGTGGGGGAGGCGACTGCTGCGCTCGCCGCTGCGCGTCCGGAGGTCAACGTGCTGGCGCTCGAGGTCTGGGTCCCGGGCGTGGCCGACGGCCTGTGGCGCGTGGCCGAGGCCGGTGCCGACCACGTGCGCTTCTGCTCCGTCGACGCTGCCTGGTTGGTCGAGCACCTGCTCGCCCCGGGGTCGGTGCACGAGTTCTGGACCTTCTTCCCCGACCCGTGGCACAAGAAGAAGCACAACAAGCGTCGTCTGGTCACTCCCTCCTTCGCGCACGTCGTCGCCGAGCGTCTGGAGGTGGGCGGACTGTGGCGCCTGGCCACCGACTGGGCGCCGTACGCCGAGCAGATGATCGAGGTGCTCGACGCCGAGCCGTTGCTCACCGGTGGTGTCGTCCCGCGTTGGGACGCCCGACCGGTCACCAAGTTCGAGCGCAAGGGCCTCGCCAAGGACCGCGAGATCACCGACCTGACCTACCGCCGGGTCTGA
- the ilvA gene encoding threonine ammonia-lyase IlvA produces MTSEQLTAARVEAAAEVLADIVHTTPLEPSPRLSQLIGAPVLLKRENRQIARSYKVRGAYHAIQALDAGERARGVVCASAGNHAQGVAWSCARLGIKGRIYVPSNTPRQKRQRILALGGPDVELVVTGSTYDEAGHAARQHADEAGAVFIHPFDAPATILGQGSVAVEVMTQAREAGLRVNTVVVPLGGGGLVSGMATWLKERYPGVRVVGVEPAGAASMTAALAAGGPVRLPTVDTFVDGAAVGTVGSLTYQVVRDLVDEVVTVAEGATCTEMLELYQVDGIITEPAGALASTYALSLAGTVPADEAVVCVVSGGNNDVSRYAEIVERSLLHEGLRHYFMVTFPQEPGALRYFLEEVLSEGEDIVLFEYVKKNNRETGPALVGIELDQANRITGLLKRMEASPMQIEQVPPGSPLFTFFL; encoded by the coding sequence GTGACTTCAGAACAGTTGACCGCCGCTCGTGTCGAGGCCGCTGCCGAGGTGCTCGCCGACATCGTGCACACCACCCCGCTCGAGCCGTCGCCCCGGCTGAGCCAGCTCATCGGTGCCCCGGTCCTGCTGAAGCGTGAGAACCGACAGATCGCCCGGTCCTACAAGGTCCGCGGCGCCTACCACGCGATCCAGGCGCTCGACGCCGGCGAGCGTGCCCGCGGCGTCGTCTGCGCCTCCGCGGGCAACCACGCCCAGGGCGTGGCGTGGTCGTGTGCCCGCCTCGGCATCAAGGGCCGCATCTACGTCCCGAGCAACACCCCGCGGCAGAAGCGCCAGCGCATCCTCGCCCTCGGTGGCCCCGACGTCGAGCTCGTGGTGACAGGGTCCACGTACGACGAGGCCGGGCACGCCGCCCGTCAGCACGCCGACGAGGCCGGTGCCGTCTTCATCCACCCCTTCGACGCCCCCGCCACGATCCTCGGTCAGGGGTCGGTGGCGGTCGAGGTGATGACGCAGGCCCGCGAGGCCGGTCTCCGGGTGAACACCGTGGTCGTGCCGCTCGGTGGCGGGGGACTGGTCTCGGGCATGGCGACCTGGCTCAAGGAGCGCTACCCCGGTGTGCGCGTGGTCGGGGTGGAGCCGGCCGGCGCGGCCAGCATGACGGCGGCGCTGGCTGCCGGTGGGCCGGTGCGCCTGCCGACGGTCGACACCTTCGTCGACGGCGCCGCGGTCGGCACGGTCGGCAGCCTGACCTACCAGGTCGTGCGCGACCTCGTCGACGAGGTCGTCACGGTGGCGGAGGGGGCGACCTGCACCGAGATGCTCGAGCTCTACCAGGTGGACGGCATCATCACCGAGCCGGCCGGCGCGCTCGCCAGCACGTACGCACTCAGCCTCGCGGGCACCGTCCCGGCCGACGAGGCCGTGGTCTGCGTCGTCTCCGGGGGCAACAACGACGTGAGCCGGTACGCAGAGATCGTCGAGCGGTCGTTGTTGCACGAGGGCCTGCGCCACTACTTCATGGTCACCTTCCCCCAGGAGCCCGGCGCCCTGCGCTACTTCCTCGAGGAGGTGCTGAGCGAGGGGGAGGACATCGTCCTCTTCGAGTACGTGAAGAAGAACAACCGCGAGACCGGTCCGGCACTCGTGGGCATCGAGCTCGACCAGGCCAACCGGATCACCGGCCTGCTCAAGCGCATGGAGGCCAGCCCCATGCAGATCGAGCAGGTGCCGCCGGGGTCACCGCTCTTCACGTTCTTCCTCTGA
- the tuf gene encoding elongation factor Tu codes for MAKAKFERTKPHVNIGTIGHIDHGKTTLTAAISKVLHDTYPDLNEASPFDSIDKAPEERQRGITISIAHIEYQTEARHYAHVDCPGHADYIKNMITGAAQMDGAILVVAATDGPMPQTREHVLLARQVGVPAMVVALNKCDMVDDEELIELVEMEVRELLNEYEFPGDDVPVVRIAAFPALNGDEKWADSIRELMKAVDEYIPQPERDTDKPFLMPVEDVFTITGRGTVITGRIERGIVKVNEEVEIIGIRETSQKTTVTGVEMFRKLLDEGQAGENVGLLLRGTKREDVERGMVVVKPGTTTPHTDFEASVYILSKEEGGRHTPFFNNYRPQFYFRTTDVTGVVTLPEGTEMVMPGDNTEMTVELIQPIAMDENLKFSIREGGRTVGAGRVTKIIK; via the coding sequence GTGGCTAAGGCGAAGTTCGAGCGGACCAAGCCGCACGTCAACATCGGCACCATCGGTCACATCGACCACGGAAAGACGACGCTGACCGCGGCGATTTCCAAGGTGCTGCACGACACCTACCCGGACCTGAACGAGGCGTCGCCGTTCGACTCCATCGACAAGGCCCCCGAAGAGCGTCAGCGTGGAATCACGATCTCGATCGCCCACATCGAGTACCAGACCGAGGCGCGTCACTACGCCCACGTCGACTGCCCGGGTCACGCTGACTACATCAAGAACATGATCACCGGTGCTGCGCAGATGGACGGCGCGATCCTGGTGGTTGCCGCGACTGACGGCCCCATGCCGCAGACCCGTGAGCACGTTCTCCTGGCCCGCCAGGTCGGCGTGCCGGCCATGGTCGTCGCTCTCAACAAGTGCGACATGGTCGACGACGAGGAGCTCATCGAGCTCGTCGAGATGGAGGTGCGCGAGCTCCTCAACGAGTACGAGTTCCCGGGCGACGACGTCCCGGTCGTTCGTATCGCTGCCTTCCCGGCGCTGAACGGCGACGAGAAGTGGGCCGACTCGATCCGCGAGCTCATGAAGGCTGTGGACGAGTACATCCCGCAGCCCGAGCGTGACACCGACAAGCCCTTCCTCATGCCCGTCGAGGACGTCTTCACGATCACCGGTCGTGGAACCGTCATCACCGGTCGCATCGAGCGCGGCATCGTCAAGGTCAACGAGGAGGTCGAGATCATCGGCATCCGCGAGACCTCGCAGAAGACCACCGTCACCGGTGTCGAGATGTTCCGCAAGCTGCTCGACGAGGGCCAGGCCGGTGAGAACGTCGGTCTGCTCCTCCGTGGCACCAAGCGCGAGGACGTCGAGCGGGGCATGGTCGTCGTGAAGCCGGGTACCACCACCCCGCACACCGACTTCGAGGCCTCGGTCTACATCCTGTCGAAGGAGGAGGGTGGCCGTCACACCCCGTTCTTCAACAACTACCGCCCGCAGTTCTACTTCCGTACGACGGACGTGACCGGCGTCGTGACCCTCCCCGAGGGCACCGAGATGGTCATGCCCGGCGACAACACGGAGATGACTGTCGAGCTCATCCAGCCCATCGCCATGGACGAGAACCTCAAGTTCTCGATCCGCGAGGGTGGCCGCACCGTTGGTGCCGGCCGCGTCACGAAGATCATCAAGTGA
- the fusA gene encoding elongation factor G, producing MAVEITTDLTKVRNIGIMAHIDAGKTTTTERILFYTGISYKIGEVHEGAATMDWMEQEQERGITITSAATTCWWNNHQINIIDTPGHVDFTVEVERSLRVLDGAVAVFDGVAGVEPQSMTVWRQANKYQVPRMCFVNKLDRTGADFYRVLGTIVDKLNATPAVLQLPIGAEGDFAGVVDLVEMRALTWRGETQQGDDYVVEEIPADLADKAAEWREKLVETVAETDDELMERYLENGDDFTVAELKAAIRKATLAGEINPILTGTAFKNKGIQPLLDAVVDFLPSPLDIDAIVGHKPNDEETEVLRQPNDDEPLAALAFKIAADPHLGKLTFVRVYSGKLEAGSTVLNSSNGRKERIGKVYQMHANKREEIAAVGAGQIVAVMGLKDTKTGHTLSDNAKPVVLESMTFPAPVIEVAIEPKTKSDQEKLGTAIQRLSDEDPTFTVKTDEETGQTIIAGMGELHLEVLVDRMKREFRVEATVGKPQVAYRETIRRKVENHSYTHKKQTGGSGQFAKIVMSIEPNIDPETGLGAGYEFVNAVSGGRVPREYIPSVDQGAQEAMQFGVKAGFPMVDVKVTLEDGAYHDVDSSELAFKIAGLQGFKEAAHKAQAVLLEPMFAVEVTTPDSFLGTVIGDLNSRRGQIRAQETSHGDIVVSALVPLSEMFGYVGDLRSKTSGQASYSMEFDSYAEVPSNIADEIIKKVRGE from the coding sequence GTGGCCGTTGAAATCACCACGGACCTCACCAAGGTTCGCAACATCGGCATCATGGCGCACATCGACGCCGGCAAGACCACCACGACTGAGCGCATCCTCTTCTACACCGGCATCAGCTACAAGATCGGTGAGGTCCACGAGGGTGCGGCCACGATGGACTGGATGGAGCAGGAGCAGGAGCGTGGCATCACGATCACCTCTGCTGCGACCACCTGCTGGTGGAACAACCACCAGATCAACATCATCGACACGCCCGGGCACGTCGACTTCACCGTCGAGGTGGAGCGTTCGCTCCGCGTCCTCGACGGCGCAGTCGCCGTCTTCGACGGTGTCGCCGGTGTCGAGCCGCAGTCGATGACCGTCTGGCGCCAGGCCAACAAGTACCAGGTCCCGCGCATGTGCTTCGTCAACAAGCTTGACCGCACGGGTGCTGACTTCTACCGCGTCCTGGGCACCATCGTCGACAAGCTCAACGCCACCCCGGCCGTCCTCCAGCTGCCGATCGGCGCCGAGGGCGACTTCGCCGGCGTCGTCGACCTGGTCGAGATGCGCGCCCTCACGTGGCGTGGCGAGACCCAGCAGGGTGACGACTACGTCGTCGAGGAGATCCCCGCCGATCTGGCCGACAAGGCCGCCGAGTGGCGCGAGAAGCTCGTCGAGACCGTCGCCGAGACCGACGACGAGCTCATGGAGCGCTACCTCGAGAACGGTGACGACTTCACCGTCGCCGAGCTCAAGGCCGCGATCCGCAAGGCGACCCTGGCTGGCGAGATCAACCCGATCCTCACCGGCACCGCGTTCAAGAACAAGGGCATCCAGCCCCTGCTCGACGCCGTCGTCGACTTCCTGCCGTCGCCCCTCGACATCGACGCGATCGTCGGCCACAAGCCGAACGACGAGGAGACCGAGGTCCTGCGTCAGCCGAACGACGACGAGCCGCTCGCCGCGCTGGCGTTCAAGATCGCCGCCGACCCGCACCTGGGCAAGCTGACCTTCGTCCGCGTCTACTCGGGCAAGCTCGAGGCCGGTTCGACCGTGCTCAACTCGAGCAACGGCCGCAAGGAGCGCATCGGCAAGGTCTACCAGATGCACGCCAACAAGCGTGAGGAGATCGCGGCGGTGGGCGCCGGCCAGATCGTGGCTGTCATGGGTCTCAAGGACACCAAGACCGGTCACACCCTGTCCGACAACGCCAAGCCGGTCGTGCTCGAGTCGATGACCTTCCCGGCTCCGGTGATCGAGGTCGCCATCGAGCCCAAGACGAAGAGCGACCAGGAGAAGCTGGGCACCGCGATCCAGCGCCTCTCCGACGAGGACCCGACCTTCACCGTCAAGACCGACGAGGAGACCGGCCAGACCATCATCGCTGGTATGGGCGAGCTCCACCTCGAGGTCCTGGTCGACCGCATGAAGCGCGAGTTCCGCGTCGAGGCGACCGTCGGCAAGCCGCAGGTGGCCTACCGCGAGACCATCCGCCGCAAGGTGGAGAACCACAGCTACACGCACAAGAAGCAGACCGGTGGTTCGGGTCAGTTCGCCAAGATCGTCATGTCGATCGAGCCGAACATCGACCCCGAGACCGGTCTCGGTGCAGGCTACGAGTTCGTCAACGCCGTCAGCGGTGGCCGCGTGCCGAGGGAGTACATCCCCTCGGTCGACCAGGGTGCCCAGGAGGCCATGCAGTTCGGCGTCAAGGCCGGCTTCCCGATGGTCGACGTGAAGGTGACCCTCGAGGACGGCGCCTACCACGACGTCGACTCCTCGGAGCTCGCGTTCAAGATCGCTGGTCTGCAGGGCTTCAAGGAGGCCGCGCACAAGGCCCAGGCCGTGCTGCTCGAGCCGATGTTCGCCGTCGAGGTGACCACGCCGGACTCGTTCCTCGGCACCGTCATCGGCGACCTGAACTCGCGCCGTGGCCAGATCCGCGCGCAGGAGACCAGCCACGGCGACATCGTCGTGAGCGCTCTTGTGCCGCTGTCCGAGATGTTCGGGTACGTTGGCGACCTGAGGTCCAAGACCTCTGGCCAGGCCTCGTACTCGATGGAGTTCGACTCGTACGCCGAGGTTCCTTCGAACATCGCCGACGAGATCATCAAGAAGGTTCGCGGCGAGTGA